The nucleotide window GCCAGGCTCGAGGACGTGCGCGGACCGATCTACGGCAAGCTGGCGCGCCCTCGATCCGCGGGCGAGTTCTTCACCTCGCATGATATTCCGCACAGCCTGATCGCGGCGCCGACCGGATCGGGCAAGGGTGTCGGCGTCGTGATCCCGACCCTCCTCACCTACAAGGGCTCGGTATTCTGCCTCGACGTGAAGGGCGAGAATTTCGAGCTGACCGCGCGGCGTCGCCTCGCCATGGGCGACAGGGTCTTCAAGTTCAGCCCCTACGATCCGCTCGGGCGGACACATCGCTACAATCCACTCGCATACGTCGCCGATGTTCACCCGCGCCGCCGCTTCACCGAGGCGCGCCGGCTGGCAGCCTCGCTGATCGTCGCGCGCGGCAACGGGCAGGGTTTTCTCGAAGGCGCGCGGGAGATCTTTGCCGCGACGGCGCTGCTCGCCATCGAGCGCGGCACGCCCCGGATCGGAGCGATCTATGATGCGCTGGCCGAGCCAGGGGAGGCGTTCGAGGTGTTCCAGCGCCTCGCGCGGGAGGTCGAGGCCGAGGAGGCGAAGAAGATCTTCAACCGCATGGCGGGCATGGAGTCGCGCATCCTGTCCTCCTACCTCTCCGTCCTCGCGGACGGCGGGCTTGGCCTTTGGGCCGATCCGGCCGTTCGGGACGTCACGGACGAGTCGGACTTCGGGATCGACGATCTGCGCCGCGATCCGACGTCGATCTTCGTCATCGTCTCGCCGAACGACATCGTGCCGCTGGCACCGCTGGTCCGGCTGATGTTCCAGCAGACCATCGCCCTTCTGCAGCGTGCCGAGCCCGGCCCGGACGAGCCCTATCCGGTGCTGTTCCTTCTCGACGAGTTCGCTTCGCTCGGCCGGATGGAGGTTCTGCAGCAAGCCGTCACGACCCTGCGCGGCTACGGCGGGCGCATAATGATCGTGGTGCAGACCCTCGCCAGCATCCGCGACAATGCCCTCTACGGCCGGGAGGGTGCGGCGGTTTTCCTGGCGAACTGCCGCTTGCAGCTCTTCATGTCACCGGCCGACAACGACACACCAGAGTACGTGTCGAGCGCCATCGGCGATTTCACCCGGGTTGCGAAATCGAAGTCGTGGCGGTCAAACGAGTTCATGTCGTCCTTTTCGGAGCGGGAGGAGGGCACACGCCTGATCCGCGCCGCCGAGTTGCGGCAGCTGGGGACCGACAAAGTGGTCGCCCTGGTGCAGAACATGAAACCGGTCCTCGCGCAGCGCGTGACCTACTACGAGGACAAGGAGCTTCTGCCCTTGTTCGAGGGGCAGACGGGCCGCCTGCCGGAGCCGCCCTCGCTCTACCCGGAAGACACCAACCCGTTCCTCGCGAAACGCCTTACTGCCGAAGCGGAGCGCGAGGGAGAGATGCCGACAGCCGATGCAGCCGAGACGAACGAGGAAAAACCGATACAGCCTGAGGCTGAAGAGACGGACGATGTTGGGGCGGCCGATACCGATCGGATCAAAAACGAAGACCCGGCATCGGAATCCAACGCCGTGGACCAAGTCGAGGAGGGGGAAGCGGAGGCCCTTGAGGTGCTGAACGAGATCCAGCAGCGCCAGGCTCTGATCCTCGCCAGAATCCCGGAAGCGAGAGGGCGTTGGCGTCATGGCGAACTCGACGGCGCAGAACGTGAGCCCGGCGTCCGCCCCAATTCCGAGATTGAAGACGCGGCCCCGCCCCGGCAGAGCCGTTTGCGGGCTGCGGGAAGCGACGACATCCGAGCGGCCCAGGCGAGAATTCGTGCGCAGTCCGGCCAGGGTTGAATGATGGTTTGCCGCTTGCGAGTTCTTAATCAGACTGCAGGCTCTGACTCAGAGCCGCTGTTCACTCGCCGGTGAACCGATCAGAAAGCGGACATCGGTCGTGGGTTGTCCGACTTCGCTCAAAACTCGCCGGGGGATCGAGGTTTCGAGAGCTTGGATTTCGCGAGAGGGATTTGGGAGGGGTACCTTCAACCGAGTGAGGCGGCCGAAACGGGGCGCTGACAATGAGCGAAAACGTTCGTTTTTGAGCCGGCTACGCGGAAGCAGCAAAAAGCCGTCGGACCTCGCCGCGGCCGAGCATCCGCGAGAAGCGGCGATAGTCGCTGTACTCCCGTTGCCAGCGGCCCGCGATGATAGCGGGGTGAACGTTGGCGCGCTCCGCGATCGCGAGGACGTTGCGCGGCGTGAGGTCGGGTCTGTTTGCGCGAGTCCAAACCTCCGGCGGGATCAGGGCATCGGAGGCGAACCGATCCGCCTCGGCCTCCATGTCGTCTTCGCCGGCAACCTCAAGATCATCGACGATGATCGGCCGGTTTCCGCCGAGATGCAGGAAAGCGTGGGCACACTCGTGGAGCAGCGTGAACCAGAAGTTGTCGACGCGATCGTGGCGTAACGTCAGCGCAACGACGGGAGTGCCGTCCTGCCGGCGTAGCGCGGCCCCATCGAGGTACGTCCCCGGTAGATGGTCGATTACTACCAAGATGACGCCCATCCTTGCGAGCAGGTGGCGGGCTTCCACGGGACCGTTCGATTGAGTGCTCAGGCTGGCAAGGGTTCGTGCAGACTGGGGGTTCAATTCCATCGTCCGCGGCGACAGCGTAACGGCACGAGCCTGCAACAGCACGGCACCGCACCACGCGGCCAGCGCCGACTGATCCGTCTTCGCGTTGGTGCGGGCGGTTCGCGTCTTGCGCAGAAGAGCGGCGGACGGCGCCCCAGCAAACGACCGCTCAAGGTAATGGGAAAACGTCTCAGCGTGACCCATGACGCCAAGGGACCGTAGCTTCTTCATTGCGGCCTTGGACGGGGCGGGCGGCTCGTTGCGCGTCTCCACTTCGAGCCCGATCAACGATGCCGCGGGGATGCCGAGGTGGTGGTGAAGCGCCCTGATCATGTCGATTGACAGTGGACGAGCGCCGGATAGAACTTCGGATACTCGCGAGCGAGAGCCGATGTAGGGTTCGAGGTCCCGCGGCTTCAACCCGCCTTGTGCCATGCGAAACTGGATCGCTTCGAGCGGCGTCGGCGGCGGAACGGCCGCTCGGTCGCTCTCCCAACGCTCGGTCAGCACGGACAGCACCTCGAGCTCGTCCTGCGCGGCAGGATCAGAGCTGTCGATCAGCTCCCTCATGCGCTCGAGGGCACGCTCATTGTCCCGCGTGGATCGGATGGGCACGAGTTTCACCGGGGCGTCCCCGCACGTGTTCGGTCGGTCGGACCAACCTTCTCGATCAACGCCATGTCGAGCTCGACGTTGAACGCGACATCGACGACATGCGTCGGCCCCAACGGGATGGCGAGGCGGCATCCGTTGCTCTGCGCGAGCGGAAAACGCCGCTGGACGTCCTCGATCCGTGCGCAGGACAGCACTCTCAACTCTGCGACGAACGCAGCAGCCGCGCCGCGAAGTGTTTCGTCCGTCTGGAGCGGTTGGAGACGTGTCAAGCCAATCACCTTCATCTGCCCGCCTAGCGCGAGAGTGATCCCGAAACGGGACGTCTCTTGAACGTCGCCTGATTCGGCTTATCTGACCAGGATAGGACCAAATTGGGACCGCTGTCATGGCCGTGCAAGCTGATTCCGAGCGCGATAGTTGGTCCGAAACGGCCTCGCGCGACCCTGATCCGCCGCCGAAGCGTATCCTCTGCATCGACGGGGGCGGCATCCTCGGCACGTGCCCGGCAGCATTCCTGGCCAAGCTCGAGGACGATCTCGACGCTCCGATCGGCCGCTACTTCGACCTGATCGCCGGCACCTCGACCGGCGGCATCCTCGCGATCGGCTTGGCGCTCGGCTTGCCTGCGAAGGAGCTGCGCGACCTCTACGTCGAGCGCGGACCCGTCATCTTCGGACAGACTGGCCGAACTGCTGCGACCCGCTGGATCCAGCGTCGAGTGGCCTTTGCGCGGCAATTCGTATGTCCGAAGCACGACGCGAAGGTTCTGCGGCGTGAACTCGAGGACGTACTGGGCGATCGCCGGATCGGCGACGCCCACACCCGCCTGCTCGTTCCGGCGTGGGACCCGGAGTACCGCAGCGTCTACATCTTCAAGACTGCGCATCACGAACGGCTGAAGAACGACTACAAGCAGCCGGCTATCGAGGCCGCGATGGCGACGGCGATGGCTCCGACGTACTTCGCGCGCCACCGTACAGCGGACAATGTCGGCCTTTTGGACGGCGGCGTCTGGGCCAACAACCCGATCGCTTTGGCGGTTGTCGAGGCGATCACGATGCTTGGATGGCCCGCCAGAAGCCTGCGAATCCTCAGTCTCGGCTGCGGGGACGAGGTGTATCGCCTGCCCGAGGCGCCGGGGTTCATTGGTCTCGGCTTCGACGCGGTGAAGCTTTTCATGAGCGGGCAGTCACGTGGCGCGCTCGGGATGGCAAAGCTGCTGACGGGGGACCAGTACGAGCGGAAGGCGATCTTCCGCTACTCCCCGACCATGTCGAAGGGGGACTTCGGCATGGACGACACGAGCCAGATCGGCCGTCTCCGCGGCATGGGCGCTGCGGCGGCGCGGCATGCCCAGCCCGAACTCGAGCCGATCTTCTTCGCCGCACCCACCGCCAAGTTCCTTCCCTGCCATCAGCTCGAGAAACCGCGATGAACGCATTTACCCGCACGATCCTGAGCCAGAGGGACTCCCTCCGCCGGACCGAGATCCTGACGATTCTCGAGGCGATCTGCCAACGGCTCGAACTGACGGCGACGCAGTTCGACCGAGCGAAGGTGGCGTACGGAGCCGTCGGGGAGTGGCTCTGCCAAGGCCAGCATCCTCTCCTCGCTGCTGCGATGATCGACCTGCACGGATCTGGGGCGCTCGGCACATCGGTCAGGCCGATCTGCAAAGCCGAATTCGACGTCGATCTGATCTGCTTCCTTGCGACCGCCCCGGCCACGCTGGCTCCCGCGGAAGCCAAGCGGCTCGTCGGCGATCGCTTGAAGGAGCATGCCGGCTACGCGAAAATCCTGGAGCCGAAGAAGCGGTGCTGGCGGCTGAACTACGCTGGCGACTTCCATCTCGACATCTCGCCGACGATCGCGAACCCGCGGTGCTCCTCCGGCGGGCAGCTTGTCCCCGACCGCGACCTGCGCGCGTGGCATCCAACGAACCCGCCTGGGTACCGGGACCTCTTCCGCCGACGGGCCGCGCTCCAGCCGCGGCTTTGGGTACCCAAGGCCGATCGGCAGCTCGAGGCACAGGTCGCGCCGTTCCCAGAGCAGCAAGTGGTCAAGGGTATCTTGCGTCGGACGGTGCAGCTTTTGAAGCGCCATCGCGACGTCCATTTCCTGGCGATCCCGGGCGAGGTTGCGCCAATCTCGATCGTCATCACGACACTTGCAATGCGCGCCTACGAGGCGTGCGTTTTGAACCGCACGTTCGCTGACGAGCTTGAGGTGATGGTCGAGGCCATCCGGATGATGCCGGCCTTCATCGAGCGCTACTACGACCGAAGCGGTCGCGAGCACTACGCGATCTGGAACGAGACGACGTCGGGCGAGAACTTCGCCGAGCGCTGGAACTCGGAGCCGCAGCGTGTGGAGGCGTTCTACGCTTGGCAGGCGAAGGCGTTGGCTGACTTCGAGGCGCTGCGCGACGCGGTCGGCGAAGACACGATCGCGAAGCGGCTGCGTGAGCCCTTCGGCGACCATGTCGTAAACCCCGTCATCGATGCGCGGACGGAAGCGATCTCAAGCGCCCGGACGTCGGATCGGCTTCTGGTCGCCCCCGCGGTAGGACTCACTCTCACGCCATCGGCCCCCGCGACAGCGGTCCCGAAAAACGTCTTCTTCGGCGACTGATATGCGGCCCCGAGCGCAGCGCGCAGATCTGACGTTGCCTCAGCAGCTGGTGTTTCTGCGCAGCAATCCGATCTGCGCCGGCACCGGCGCCGCCCGGCGGGGCCACCTTCACTGGCGCTGCTGCATCCAACCGTCCCCACTCGGCCGAGACTACGACATCCTGATCTCCTACGCCGACGGAGGCTCACCCAACGTCATAGTCACGGCGCCCGACCTCGAAGCCCTCGCAGCAGGGCGGCCGCTGCCGCACGTGTACCACGATCCCTTGCGCTTATGCCTGTCCCTACCCGGGTCGGGTCAGTGGACACCCTCGAAGCGGATCGACCGGACCATCGTCCCGTGGACCTACCTCTGGCTCTACTACTTCGAGGAGTGGCTCGGGTCTGATGAGTGGAAAGGCGGGGGCGAGCACCCGACGAACACTCCATCGGGCGACCGCAAAAGCCGTCAATTGCGACGCAGACTCGAAGCTCCAACCTAGGTAAATGGCGGTTTCAGCTGTGTCTCAAAAAGGGTCGTTTTCGCGAGGCCTAACGTTCGTTTTGAAGGATCCTGCCTCGCGCAGCCTGCGTCCGGAATTGGCACTTCATGCCGTGGCAAAATAGAGTCCCACGACGATACGATCCTTTGACGAGGCATCTCGCGTGTGACTGGAGCCGCTATTCGGTTTCGAACGGGTTCAGCACGTTTACACCTAATCCGGCGACGTCCGCGGCGTTGCGGGTAACGAGGGTAAGGCCGTTAGTCTTGGCAGTCGCGGCCAGAAGCCCATCGACGACGGCTACTGGACGGATCGCGTTCATCCGGCCCCACTCCTCGGCAACCGCGCTATCGACCGGCAGCACGCGGTCGCTGAAGTCCGTGACCACATCGCCGAGCCAAGACTCAAGCGCTGCGGCCTTGCGAGGATCGGTGCGGCGCGCGAGCTCCACGCCCTTGCGGATCTCGCCCAGCACGAGTGCGCTGAGCCACAGAGCGTCCTCGGCAACACCTGCCCACCATACTGCGACGGCGGGGTCGCAGCGCCCCCCTTTGCGAACCTCGGAAATGATATTCGTGTCGATCAGAAAACTCACAAGGACACGTCGCGGCCGAGGTCCCGCTGGCGTTCAAGGTCAATATCGTCGAGCGGCGCGGCGGTGAGCAGTGCCTTGAGGCCGCCGGTGCGCCGACCAGCGATCTTCTCGCGCAGGATTGCACGCGTCTCAGCCTCGCGCTCCGGGTCGCCGAGCGCGGCAGCGATCTCGCGGACTAAGGAGGCGTCGTCCTTGCGCACCTGGACTTCCAGACGCACGAACCCTTGACGCTCACGACGCTTGCGCCACCGCGTAACGGCAGATTGTTCGGTGGACGACATACCCGCGCTCCATTTCCGGTAACACTACCGGAAATGTGGGCGGCCGACAATCGGATTCAAGGTCTGTCCTCTATCCGAGCGGGCCCGATGAGGGCCGTCATGTCCGTTGATTGAATGACGGCGAGGCTCCTACCGTGTCCGGAATTGGCCCTTCAGGCTGGCAGAGGGGCAGCTTTCAAGGAGGGTCGATAGACCTCCAGCACGCCACGCTGTCCACCCCGTCGGCCGACCTGGATGATGAGATCGATCGTCTTCCGCGCATAGTCCAGCACATCCCGGCGGGTCTGGTTCATCCCGGCCCGCATCACCATCATGGCGAGGCGTTCGAGCGCGAGCGCAGGACTGTCGGCGTGGATGGTGCTGATCGATCCCGGATGACCGGTGTTGATCGCTTCCAGGAAATTGAACGCCTCCTCACCGCGGATCTCGCCCAGGATCAAGCGGTCCGGGCGCATGCGCAGCGCGCTTTCGAGGAGCCGCGCCGGCGAGCGTTCGGATCCGGTGCGCCGGTCCGCGATCAGGGGCACCGTATTCGGATGCGGCAGGTGCAGCTCCGGCGCGTCCTCGATCGTCACCATCCGCTCGGCATGACCGCTCAGGGAAAGCATCGCGCGGGCGAGTGTCGTCTTTCCTGACGACGTGCCCCCCGACACCAGAATGTTGAGCCGATCGTTGATCGCCTTTTGCAGCAGCTCCTGTAGCCGGCCTTCGTCCGCCAGCGCCGCCAGCTCTGCAAGATTGGCTTGCCGCTCGCCTTCGACGTCGACTTGGCGACCTTCGAGGAAGGCGACCTCCGTCACCGGCAGCACCCGGGAGAGGTACTTGCGGATCGAGACCGACACGCCGTCCTCGATCGCCGGCGGCACGATAACCTGCACGCGCATCGACTGGCCGAACACCTTTACGCGGCCCGAGACGATGGGATGATGCGGTCCAAGCTGGTTCTTCGACTCGCCGGCGAGGTGTGAGCCGAGCATCTTCAGCCGCGCGGCCGGAATAGCCCCATCCCAAAGCTGCATATGCGACTGCGAGGCGTATTCCACCCAAATGCGCCCGTCGGGGTTCACCACCACCTCGTTAACCTCGTCGGAAGTCAGCGGAGCGCGCAGGGGGAGGAGGCCCTGCTCGGCGTGGCTGGCTGGCGCTGTCACGGCTGTCAGAACACGAGGTCGCGGTTGACCATGACTGAGATCGCGGTGCCCTGATCGATATAGATCACCGGGCCGAGCGTGAGGTACTCCGCCATCACGCCCTGGGTCGTGTCTTCCAGATCGCTCGACAGATCCTCCGCGGCATCGCGTGACGTGTCGCTCGTCCCTTCTCTCAGAATGAACTGCGGGCCGAGCGTGATGAGGGAGATCAGCGCCGCCGAGCCGAAGCGCTGGCGGAAGCGCGTATCGACCTGGCCGGACTGGCCCGACATGCCAAGCTGGTCGGCACCATAGCCGCCGAGCTCGACACTCACGCCGGCCGGCGTCACGGCCCGGTTCCAGGCGATTTGCGCCCGGTTCTGCGCAATGGAGACGTCGGAATTGTAGCTCCCGATCAGCCGGGACCCGCGCGGTAGCAGGACGTTCTCGCCGTCGTAGGAGTAGACGTCGTGTGAGACGACAGCGCGGATGATGCCCGGCAGCTCCGTAGAGACTGCCGTCTCGAGCACCGCGGCGAGCGATGTCCCCTGGACGATGGTTCGCCCCGGGTTGGCGATCGTCGTTGCCCGCACCGTATCGTAGCTCTGCGTCGAGGCGATGCGCATGAAGTCTTCATTGCTCGAACGCTCGCGATCGCCGCTCTGGACGGAGGAGGCGGCGGCGACAGCACCGCCGCCATCGAGCACCAGCGCGTCCGACTGCACCTGCTCATGC belongs to Acuticoccus sediminis and includes:
- the virD4 gene encoding type IV secretion system ATPase VirD4 (The ATPase VirD4 is a core component of the VirB/VirD4 form of type IV secretion systems (T4SS), also known as type IVa secretion systems.), with protein sequence ARLEDVRGPIYGKLARPRSAGEFFTSHDIPHSLIAAPTGSGKGVGVVIPTLLTYKGSVFCLDVKGENFELTARRRLAMGDRVFKFSPYDPLGRTHRYNPLAYVADVHPRRRFTEARRLAASLIVARGNGQGFLEGAREIFAATALLAIERGTPRIGAIYDALAEPGEAFEVFQRLAREVEAEEAKKIFNRMAGMESRILSSYLSVLADGGLGLWADPAVRDVTDESDFGIDDLRRDPTSIFVIVSPNDIVPLAPLVRLMFQQTIALLQRAEPGPDEPYPVLFLLDEFASLGRMEVLQQAVTTLRGYGGRIMIVVQTLASIRDNALYGREGAAVFLANCRLQLFMSPADNDTPEYVSSAIGDFTRVAKSKSWRSNEFMSSFSEREEGTRLIRAAELRQLGTDKVVALVQNMKPVLAQRVTYYEDKELLPLFEGQTGRLPEPPSLYPEDTNPFLAKRLTAEAEREGEMPTADAAETNEEKPIQPEAEETDDVGAADTDRIKNEDPASESNAVDQVEEGEAEALEVLNEIQQRQALILARIPEARGRWRHGELDGAEREPGVRPNSEIEDAAPPRQSRLRAAGSDDIRAAQARIRAQSGQG
- a CDS encoding ImmA/IrrE family metallo-endopeptidase, encoding MRELIDSSDPAAQDELEVLSVLTERWESDRAAVPPPTPLEAIQFRMAQGGLKPRDLEPYIGSRSRVSEVLSGARPLSIDMIRALHHHLGIPAASLIGLEVETRNEPPAPSKAAMKKLRSLGVMGHAETFSHYLERSFAGAPSAALLRKTRTARTNAKTDQSALAAWCGAVLLQARAVTLSPRTMELNPQSARTLASLSTQSNGPVEARHLLARMGVILVVIDHLPGTYLDGAALRRQDGTPVVALTLRHDRVDNFWFTLLHECAHAFLHLGGNRPIIVDDLEVAGEDDMEAEADRFASDALIPPEVWTRANRPDLTPRNVLAIAERANVHPAIIAGRWQREYSDYRRFSRMLGRGEVRRLFAASA
- a CDS encoding CBASS cGAMP-activated phospholipase, whose translation is MAVQADSERDSWSETASRDPDPPPKRILCIDGGGILGTCPAAFLAKLEDDLDAPIGRYFDLIAGTSTGGILAIGLALGLPAKELRDLYVERGPVIFGQTGRTAATRWIQRRVAFARQFVCPKHDAKVLRRELEDVLGDRRIGDAHTRLLVPAWDPEYRSVYIFKTAHHERLKNDYKQPAIEAAMATAMAPTYFARHRTADNVGLLDGGVWANNPIALAVVEAITMLGWPARSLRILSLGCGDEVYRLPEAPGFIGLGFDAVKLFMSGQSRGALGMAKLLTGDQYERKAIFRYSPTMSKGDFGMDDTSQIGRLRGMGAAAARHAQPELEPIFFAAPTAKFLPCHQLEKPR
- a CDS encoding nucleotidyltransferase domain-containing protein codes for the protein MNAFTRTILSQRDSLRRTEILTILEAICQRLELTATQFDRAKVAYGAVGEWLCQGQHPLLAAAMIDLHGSGALGTSVRPICKAEFDVDLICFLATAPATLAPAEAKRLVGDRLKEHAGYAKILEPKKRCWRLNYAGDFHLDISPTIANPRCSSGGQLVPDRDLRAWHPTNPPGYRDLFRRRAALQPRLWVPKADRQLEAQVAPFPEQQVVKGILRRTVQLLKRHRDVHFLAIPGEVAPISIVITTLAMRAYEACVLNRTFADELEVMVEAIRMMPAFIERYYDRSGREHYAIWNETTSGENFAERWNSEPQRVEAFYAWQAKALADFEALRDAVGEDTIAKRLREPFGDHVVNPVIDARTEAISSARTSDRLLVAPAVGLTLTPSAPATAVPKNVFFGD
- a CDS encoding type II toxin-antitoxin system VapC family toxin → MSFLIDTNIISEVRKGGRCDPAVAVWWAGVAEDALWLSALVLGEIRKGVELARRTDPRKAAALESWLGDVVTDFSDRVLPVDSAVAEEWGRMNAIRPVAVVDGLLAATAKTNGLTLVTRNAADVAGLGVNVLNPFETE
- the virB11 gene encoding P-type DNA transfer ATPase VirB11, yielding MTAPASHAEQGLLPLRAPLTSDEVNEVVVNPDGRIWVEYASQSHMQLWDGAIPAARLKMLGSHLAGESKNQLGPHHPIVSGRVKVFGQSMRVQVIVPPAIEDGVSVSIRKYLSRVLPVTEVAFLEGRQVDVEGERQANLAELAALADEGRLQELLQKAINDRLNILVSGGTSSGKTTLARAMLSLSGHAERMVTIEDAPELHLPHPNTVPLIADRRTGSERSPARLLESALRMRPDRLILGEIRGEEAFNFLEAINTGHPGSISTIHADSPALALERLAMMVMRAGMNQTRRDVLDYARKTIDLIIQVGRRGGQRGVLEVYRPSLKAAPLPA
- a CDS encoding TrbI/VirB10 family protein; its protein translation is MTDDKTSDRDRLVEERRRALETKPKGKRSRVLIGIVMGGAFAALSVVVLAPDQVRSLLGGGASTSETMQETSRMDGGISTEITLPDDVETSIVDVEPPMRPAPTSPAIDDSAYRSQIAALERQLEEMRTQSGDQVDKIRALLDEQAEALRDQFDRERQVQEAEYEKRLQAAREAAAADKLSEEEAAARARLEEERMRREAIAHEQVQSDALVLDGGGAVAAASSVQSGDRERSSNEDFMRIASTQSYDTVRATTIANPGRTIVQGTSLAAVLETAVSTELPGIIRAVVSHDVYSYDGENVLLPRGSRLIGSYNSDVSIAQNRAQIAWNRAVTPAGVSVELGGYGADQLGMSGQSGQVDTRFRQRFGSAALISLITLGPQFILREGTSDTSRDAAEDLSSDLEDTTQGVMAEYLTLGPVIYIDQGTAISVMVNRDLVF